The genomic region CAATTTCGTCAGCTTCAGGAAAGCGTGCTGGTGTGGCAAAGCGAGACCGAGCATCACATACGGTTATCCGGTAGCCTAATATCTTACCTAGCTGACAAAGCGATCGCGCGAAATCAACAGCCCCGATCGCAATTAAGTGCGGCTGGGGTACAAAGGACTCAATAAAAATTGCTACATCTGCCTGCCCGCATTCCCCGTTAGCACCGTAGTAGCTCAAGTTTTTTAGTCCCTGAGTTAACAGCCTTTGAGCGTCACGAGCCACCACCTGCTCTAGCTCCACGTTACCAAGAGAACCAGCGATCGCGCCGCGATCGGTCACTAACATCTTAGCTCCAACATTCGTCCCCTCAACCAACGTACAGAGTGCTATAGATTGCTCGGATGCTTTGCAGATGGCATCAAAGACAATACTCATTGGTAGCTCACTCCCAAAGCACTTTTGGGGGAGGGGTTCCACGAAAACCTGAATAGTGCCTCCACAAGTCAAACCAACCACAAAACCCAGTTCATCAGCCACTCCATAGGTAACTAGCCGTGGCTGATTCAGTGCGATCGCTGCCAGTGCTTCCTCAACGACTGCTCCTTCAACACACCCACCACTAATAGAGCCAGCGACCTCACCGCTACTCGATACAGCCATGACAGCTCCAGGTTCTCTGGGACTTGAGCCTTGAGTGCAGATAACAGTTGCTAGTGCCACAGGGTCACCCTGATTCCACCAGCGTTTGACATCAGCAACAATATTCCTCATTGACTTTTTGCCTTTAGGGATACATTAGCTGTTCGTGTAATTGGTAAAAACTCATTAACCGTTACAGATTCTGGCTTAGCTGTTAGAGATTCCGGTTGCATTTTTTCCACAGCATAATGTACGGCACGAATCGCGTTTGGGTAGACACCACAACGGCAAAAGATACCATCAAGCCAATCTCGGATTTCCGCTTCGCTAGGTCTAGGGTTATTTTGTAATAGATCTATGAGTGACATAATCATAGCTGGCGTGCAATACCCACACTGTAGACCGTGCATGTTCCAGAAACCTTCCTGCAAGGCACTCAGTTGACCATTTTGAGCAACGCCTTCAATTGTCACTACATCGCTACCATCAGCTTGTACTGCTAAGACCGTACAGCTTTTTACCGACATTCCATTCAGCATTACCGTACAAGCACCACACTGTCCCGTATCGCAGCCACTCTTTGTTCCCGTTAGATTTAGAATATCGCGGAGAAAATCCACAAGTAGCAACCGTGGCTCAACGTCTGTCGTATACTGTTTGCCATTGACTTTGATGAAGGTTTGCATAAGATTTTGCATAAATTGTTTTTCTGAAAATGAGACGCAGAAGCTAGAAGCGATCGCCGTAGCAAAACAGCTTTTCTAAACATCGCTGCTCGACATAGCTTTTCGTTTAGCTAACTATCCCTGTTACTGTGTTCTTTGCTGGCTGTCGGAAACGTAAATTAACCAACCACCACCACCAGGTGTGGGATACTTGCCACCACTGCCCCATCGTAGAATTTTTGTCTAGTCGCTCGACTTGCGGATTTTTAGGTAGGATGAAATAAATGAGATTTGAGGTTTCCTGTAGGGTCTTAATCTTTAAGTTGGGAGGAAAGACTGCTCCCATTTCTGCTTCAAACGTCGCTTTTGGATTGGAGGCAATCTTCTCATGAAAAGCCTCATTTGTCCAAATACGAGCGATCCATAATGCTTGCAAGTTCTCTCTGTAAGCTCTTGCTTTCTCAGCACCACAAAGATAATAGTACGTTGTCCACCAAGTATGACCCAACATCCACCAGGTAGCAAGTTGCTCGTACCGATACCATTGCTCTTCTGCTGGCGGAGCTTCAGGAATCACAAAGTAAAAGGTATCTTCTGGTTCCTCTAAAACCCTAACTTCTACGTTGCTGGGAAAGGTAATATTCGATTCTCGTTCAAAAACGGCTTTCGGATCGGTTAGTATTTCTTGCTTAAGTAATTCATCATTCCAAATGCGATCGATCAAGCGTGTTTGTAAAGCCTCGTAGTAAGGTCCAAAATCTGTAACATTTACATTTGACCACAATTTTCTAACTTGAGGAAATTTAGTTAGAATATCTGTAAAATTAGTAATAGCTGTTGTCATTGTTGTCCCTTGTTTCTCCTTCCTAGAAGTGAAGGTAGAACTCTATGTTTTAAATTTATCAGCTGACTTAAGTAAGAACAAGGGCTGTTATTTTGTCTGATGTTAAAATTGTTTTGTTATAATTAGTTTTTTGCTAAATATCTATCGAAAAACTCTGAGTGTAGCAATTTTCTTATTTTAATTTTAAAATCGTAGTAATTATTCTACTTAGCCTTACGACTCATAAATCATATAGGGAGTAGTATAGAATTTTAGAATGAATGACATTACATAATGATTTTCATTCGGGTGCATCATATGTGTAGGGATTAAACAGCCATGCACTCTCTACAACTATGGGTAACTCTTTGACTAATAAAACCTAAAACAATAAGAGTTTATTTTGTTGATTTCTGTAGTAAAGTTTATAATTTAATGCTTTTTGCTTAAGGCAAGATTCCCCCTAATCCTCTGGAAAAGGAGAAAACTTAAAGCCCCCTTTTTAAGGGGGTTGAAGGATATTCAATATCTTTGAATTGATAACCAAAGCGTACCCTACTGCTTTCGTTGACACCAGTAAAAGTCTGCCTATACTGGCTGAGCTACTGGTACAGCTAAAAGTCTAGGAATCAGAATATTACCTGGTTGCTCCAAAATAAATCGAACACAACGAGCCACATCCTCGCTCTGAAGTGGGTTTGGCACAAGCTCGTCATAACCTTTCATCCCACGCGATTTCCAAGAGTCATACAGGTTAGTAGCAACTGCACCAGGCTCAACTGTGGCAACACCAATACCAGAACCAGCCAACTCCATCCGCAAGGAATCAGTAAAAGCTTCTAAGGCGTGCTTAGTACCGTCATAAACAGCTAACTTGGGAGTCGTTTTCAGTCCAGAGATACTAGACATATTGATGATATAGCCACTACCTTGTTGCTTGAAATATTGCAGCGCTACGTAACTCATCCGCACTACAGCCTCAAAATTAATTCGGATCATTTTACACAGAGCTTCGATATCCGCATCCTCAATTGACATCATATGCATTACACCAGCATTGTTGATGACAACATCCAGACGACCCAATTTTTCTAAAGCTACATCAACCAAGTGCTGTGGCAATTCAGAATCAGTGATTTCCCCTGGCACGATCGCCGTTTCATTGCTCATTTGAGCCGCAAGTTCTGCCAGTTTTTCTGGAGAGCGCGCTGTAATCAACAGCTTCATCCCCGCTGCGTCTAAGCTTTTGGCGATCGCCGCTCCAATGCCGCTACTAGCTCCTGTAACAATTGCTACTTTATTTTGTAAATCCATAGTGGCTCCTTTTACTGTTAACTAAATCAACTGATGCTCGTGTAGTGTGCCTACATCTCTTGAGTAGCTCACAGCCAGCTCAAATTCTCTTAGTTAGAATGCCTTCCAGCTTAGGGACTAAAAAACACTGACGCAAGGAGCGAAATTTCGATGCAAGTTGACAATCTTTTGATTTGACTATCTTGCTCTTATGTGCCAG from Chroococcidiopsis sp. SAG 2025 harbors:
- a CDS encoding XdhC/CoxI family protein, with protein sequence MRNIVADVKRWWNQGDPVALATVICTQGSSPREPGAVMAVSSSGEVAGSISGGCVEGAVVEEALAAIALNQPRLVTYGVADELGFVVGLTCGGTIQVFVEPLPQKCFGSELPMSIVFDAICKASEQSIALCTLVEGTNVGAKMLVTDRGAIAGSLGNVELEQVVARDAQRLLTQGLKNLSYYGANGECGQADVAIFIESFVPQPHLIAIGAVDFARSLCQLGKILGYRITVCDARSRFATPARFPEADEIVVNWPAQYLQSTQIDARTIITVLTHDPKFDVPALLAAVRTPAAYIGAMGSRKATADRVRRLKQAGLNETELARICAPIGLDIGANTLEETAVSIMAEVIALKSGRSGCRLSQTQKSIHVK
- a CDS encoding (2Fe-2S)-binding protein, with amino-acid sequence MQTFIKVNGKQYTTDVEPRLLLVDFLRDILNLTGTKSGCDTGQCGACTVMLNGMSVKSCTVLAVQADGSDVVTIEGVAQNGQLSALQEGFWNMHGLQCGYCTPAMIMSLIDLLQNNPRPSEAEIRDWLDGIFCRCGVYPNAIRAVHYAVEKMQPESLTAKPESVTVNEFLPITRTANVSLKAKSQ
- a CDS encoding NHLP leader peptide family RiPP precursor produces the protein MTTAITNFTDILTKFPQVRKLWSNVNVTDFGPYYEALQTRLIDRIWNDELLKQEILTDPKAVFERESNITFPSNVEVRVLEEPEDTFYFVIPEAPPAEEQWYRYEQLATWWMLGHTWWTTYYYLCGAEKARAYRENLQALWIARIWTNEAFHEKIASNPKATFEAEMGAVFPPNLKIKTLQETSNLIYFILPKNPQVERLDKNSTMGQWWQVSHTWWWWLVNLRFRQPAKNTVTGIVS
- a CDS encoding SDR family oxidoreductase, translated to MDLQNKVAIVTGASSGIGAAIAKSLDAAGMKLLITARSPEKLAELAAQMSNETAIVPGEITDSELPQHLVDVALEKLGRLDVVINNAGVMHMMSIEDADIEALCKMIRINFEAVVRMSYVALQYFKQQGSGYIINMSSISGLKTTPKLAVYDGTKHALEAFTDSLRMELAGSGIGVATVEPGAVATNLYDSWKSRGMKGYDELVPNPLQSEDVARCVRFILEQPGNILIPRLLAVPVAQPV